One part of the Arabidopsis thaliana chromosome 4, partial sequence genome encodes these proteins:
- the PME1 gene encoding pectin methylesterase inhibitor 1 (pectin methylesterase inhibitor 1 (PME1); FUNCTIONS IN: enzyme inhibitor activity, pectinesterase inhibitor activity, pectinesterase activity; INVOLVED IN: biological_process unknown; LOCATED IN: endomembrane system; EXPRESSED IN: 22 plant structures; EXPRESSED DURING: 13 growth stages; CONTAINS InterPro DOMAIN/s: Pectinesterase inhibitor (InterPro:IPR006501); BEST Arabidopsis thaliana protein match is: Plant invertase/pectin methylesterase inhibitor superfamily protein (TAIR:AT1G62770.1); Has 665 Blast hits to 661 proteins in 39 species: Archae - 0; Bacteria - 0; Metazoa - 0; Fungi - 0; Plants - 665; Viruses - 0; Other Eukaryotes - 0 (source: NCBI BLink).), whose protein sequence is MEPKLTHLCYCLLLFLPLLCQSTIAKPSSSPNPSSSINFIVSSCRVTRYQTLCVKCLAAFADKIRRNENQLAQTALAVTLVRVQSTTIYVGKLTKARRIKRREYLAVKDCVENLGDGLEMLAQSMRELKQVGRSGRDRDEFLWRLSNVETWVSAALTDETTCLDGFDGKVMDGVVKSAIRRRVVHVARVTSNALALVNRFAARHKS, encoded by the coding sequence ATGGAACCAAAGCTAACCCATCTTTGTTATTGCCTTCTACTTTTTCTTCCACTACTCTGCCAATCCACCATAGCCAAaccttcatcatcaccaaacCCTAGCAGCAGCATCAACTTCATTGTCTCATCATGCCGCGTCACGCGTTACCAAACTCTCTGCGTCAAATGCCTTGCCGCTTTTGCAGACAAAATCCGCCGCAACGAAAACCAGTTAGCTCAAACCGCTTTAGCCGTTACTCTAGTCCGGGTTCAGTCCACGACAATCTATGTAGGGAAGCTGACTAAAGCTAGGAGAATCAAAAGGAGAGAGTACTTAGCCGTGAAGGATTGTGTTGAAAATCTTGGAGACGGTTTAGAGATGTTGGCTCAGTCGATGAGGGAGTTGAAGCAAGTTGGTCGATCTGGTCGTGATCGAGACGAGTTCTTGTGGAGACTAAGTAACGTTGAGACTTGGGTTAGTGCTGCCTTAACGGATGAGACAACGTGTCTGGATGGGTTCGATGGAAAGGTTATGGACGGTGTGGTAAAATCAGCGATTAGAAGAAGAGTGGTTCATGTGGCTCGAGTTACTAGTAATGCATTGGCTCTTGTAAACCGGTTCGCGGCTAGGCATAAGTCATAG